Genomic window (Candidatus Effluviviaceae Genus V sp.):
AAGAAGGACTCGTGCGTTCAGGCCGCCGCCGGGCCGTCGAACCCGGAGCCGGTCGAGAAGGAGAGCGGCTCGAGGCCACAGGGAGGAACGAACATGATGATGGCACGCGTAGGGAAGGAGGCGCCCGACTTCGAGGCGTCGGCGTACATCGCGGGTGAGGGGTTCAAGAACGTCAAGCTCTCTGATTACCGCAAGAAGTGGGTGCTTCTGTGCTTCTACCCCGGTGACTTCACATTCGTCTGACCTACCGAGCTGTCGGCAGTTGCCGACGCATATCCCCAGCTCAAGAAGCTCGGCTGTGAGGTTCTCTCGATGAGCGTCGACAGCCGGTTCACCCACAAGATCTGGAACGAGGTCGAGCTCTCCAAAATGGTCGAGGGCGGCATCCCCTTCCCGATGCTCTCGGACGCGGGAGGTCGGATCGGCTCCGTCTACGGCGTCTACGAGGAGGCGGCGGGCGTCAACATCCGCGGCCGCTTCATCATCGACCCGGACGGCGTCATCCAGGCGATGGAGGTACTGACGCCTTCGGTCGGCAGGAACATCAGCGAGACCATCCGTCAGGTCAAGGCGTTCCAGCACGTCCGGGAGACCGGCGAGGCCACCCCGTCCGGCTGGGAACCGGGCAAGAAGACGCTCAAGCCCGGTCCCGAACT
Coding sequences:
- a CDS encoding redoxin domain-containing protein, with the protein product MAKKKDSCVQAAAGPSNPEPVEKESGSRPQGGTNMMMARVGKEAPDFEASAYIAGEGFKNVKLSDYRKKWVLLCFYPGDFTFVUPTELSAVADAYPQLKKLGCEVLSMSVDSRFTHKIWNEVELSKMVEGGIPFPMLSDAGGRIGSVYGVYEEAAGVNIRGRFIIDPDGVIQAMEVLTPSVGRNISETIRQVKAFQHVRETGEATPSGWEPGKKTLKPGPELVGRVWEVWKPGEA